The region TGGCTGACCAACGGCCCGAACGGAATCGGCGGCATTCCCAAGCCCACCCTGTTCGGTCTGGAATTCAGCCGCCGTGCCGGTGACGGCATGCAGACGTTTCACGAGTTTTTCGGCATCGAGTACAGCTCCGTACACCGGGTGATGTTCCTGTATTTTCTGGCACTGGTGCTGGTGCTGGTCACGCTTTATGTCATCAATCGATTGTTGCGCATGCCGGTTGGCCGCGCCTGGGAAGCACTGCGCGAAGACGAAATCGCCTGTCGTTCACTGGGCATCAACCCTACTGCGGTCAAGCTCAACGCCTTTACCATAGGCGCAACATTCGCCGGGTTCGCCGGCTGCTTCTTCGCCGCGCGCCAGGGCTTTATCAGCCCCGAATCCTTCACCTTCATTGAATCGGCGATCATCCTTGCCATCGTTGTGTTGGGCGGGATGGGCTCGCAGGTGGGCGTGATTCTCGCGGCGATTATCATGACGCTGCTGCCTGAGGTGGCCCGCCAGTTCGACGAATACAGGATGCTATTGTTCGGTCTGCTTATGGTGCTGATGATGATCTGGCGCCCACAGGGACTGCTGCCAATGAAACGCCCGCATATGGAGTTACGGACGTGAGCGTCATCCAGCCTTTGCTTGAGGTATCCAGCCTGACCATGCGCTTCGGCGGTTTGCTTGCGGTGGACGGTGTGGAACTGAAAATCATGCCGCAACAGATCGTCTCGATGATCGGCCCCAACGGTGCCGGTAAGACGACTGTATTCAACTGTCTGACCGGCTTCTACAAGCCCAGCGCCGGACGCATCCTGTTCAACGGGGACGATATTCAGGGGTTGCCTGGCTTCAAGGTAGCGCGCAGGGGCATGGTGCGGACCTTCCAGCACGTGCGGCTGTTCAAGGAAATGTCGGTGGTGGAAAACCTGCTGGTTGCCCAACACCACAACATGAATACCAACATGCTCGCCGGCTTGTTCAAGACGCCGGCTTTTCGCCGCAGCGAGAAGGAGGCCATGGAGCGCGCGGCCTACTGGCTCGAGCGTGTAAACCTGCTCGAGTTCGCCAACCGCAAGGCCAATACGCTCGCCTATGGCCAGCAAAGACGGCTGGAAATAGCGCGCTGCATGGTCACCCAACCCGCGCTCCTGATGCTGGACGAGCCCGCCGCCGGACTCAATCCCCGCGAGACAGAGGAACTAAAAGAGCTGATTGCCGAGCTGCGCAACACGCACAATTTGACCATTCTCTTGATCGAACACGACATGAAGCTGGTCATGAGCATTTCCGATCGCATCGTGGTGATCAATCAGGGCTGCCCGCTCGCGGAAGGCACACCCGAGGAAATCCGGCAGAACCCGGATGTGATCAAGGCCTATCTGGGCGAGACCTGAGGACGTTGCATGCTGTATTTCGAGAACGTTTCGACCCACTACGGCAAGATCCAAGCATTGCATGACATCAGCATGCAGGTGCAATGCGGTGAGATCGTCACGCTGATTGGCGCGAACGGCGCGGGTAAAACGACGCTCCTGATGACGCTGTGTGGGGAGCCGCGCGCAACCAGCGGCAGCATCCGCTACGAAGGTGATGACCTGACAACGCTGACTACTGCGCAAATCATGCGCAAGGATATCGCCATCGTGCCGGAGGGCCGGCGGGTATTCTCGCGTCTCACCGTGGAAGAAAACCTGACCATGGGCGGGTACTTTGTCCGCGGCGATGAGTTCGACAAGCAACTCGATGCCACGCTGGAGCTATTTCCACGCCTCAAGGAGCGCTACCAGCAACGCGCCGGCACTATGTCTGGGGGTGAACAGCAGATGCTCGCCATCGGACGCGCCCTGATGAGCAAACCGCGGTTACTGTTGCTGGACGAGCCCTCGCTGGGGCTCGCGCCAATCATCATTCAGCAGATATTCGAGATCATCGAACAGCTGCGACACAATGGCGTGACCATCTTTCTGGTGGAGCAGAACGCCAATCAGGCGCTCAAGCTGGCAGATCGCGGCTATGTAATGGAACACGGCCGCATCGTGCTGCAGGATACCGGCGAGGCGCTACTGGCCGATCCCCAGGTGCGTAGCGCCTATCTTGGTGGTTAGGCATCCATGCTCTTCATCTGGCCGGACGCTCAAGGTGTCGCCACGTCCATACCTTTATAGGCGCAACCGTTCAGGCGTCTGCCGTTGACGGTCAGCGTTGCAGTGAGATGACGGTAATCTCCAGCGTTATCAAAACAGTCCTGCGGATAAAGCCACAATTCCAGGTCGTCGCCCTCCGCCCCGCGAAAGCTCATCGAACCATCGGGCAAGCTCTCGGCAATCATCCGCACCGGTCCCGCCTCCTGATTGGCCAGGCCGTCAAAGCGGATGCCCCGCCCGTCCGCTACCAGGCGCCAGGAGTCGTCAATGCCGCGGGCTATCCATTGGCCCGATTGCGGTTCATCAGCGCAACCCCGACCGGTTGATTGCATACGTAGCACCCGCCTGATTGATAACCTGTCGTCACGGAGCGTACCTTCGACGTCTACAAAGATCGCGATCTGTCCCGGCTGCGCAACGCGCTGGAACAGCGGTTCCACAATGGTCGCGCCTGCAACATTGACGATGGATTCATCGCGGCATCGTTGAACAGTCCATCCGTCTTCAGTGCTTTCGAGCAGGCCAACCACCCTATCGCTTTCCGACGATGACCAGGGCAACGACGAACAACCGGACAGCAAAACGGAACTGCCGCACAGCGCGAAGCAAACAGCCCTTAAACCAAGGCGCATATGTGAACCCCTTCTCTAATAACACTTTCGTCTAGGAAAACCCTGGCTACAATTGGTCACAGAATTGCGCCAGAATGCTACCCTTCGGCAACAACGAGTTATAGACAACTCCAGTTGTTCCTCTCAAGCTCTTGATTTTGGACGCGTGCATGAAAACCATAAAAGTAGTTGCCGTTTTCACCCTTAGTCTTGCTCTGGCGGCCTGCGCTTCAAAGGCTCCGGAACCTGTTCAGGTTTCCAAGCCGTGGGCTGAACCGCGCGTCGAACATCTGACCAAAGTCGCCGAGTCCCAGGGCTACGAAATTGAACGCGAGGGTGAACAGATTCGCCTGATCATTCCGGTAGACGGCAACTTCCACCCCAAGCGCACCCTGCTGCTGCCCTCCGGCCTGGTTCCTTTGAGCAAGATCGCCCAGGCTATCCGCGACGACGAAGAAACCCTTTTCTCGGTAATCGGCCATAGCGACAACGCAGGCGAAGACACCCTGAACGAACAGCAAAGCCTCGAACGCGCCCAGGCCGTAGCCAATGTCCTCATGTTAGGTGGTGTCAGCCGTAAGCGCATGCAATTAAGCAGCATGGGGGAAGAAGAACCCCGGGCAGACAATAGCACCGAGACCGGTCGTCATAAAAACCGTCGTGTAGAAATCGTAATGACCCCAGTCGCCACAAACATGGCGATGGCCGACTAACGCAATTCTGGTTGCCCCGGCTCCGGGGCAGCCAAACCTTCTTCTGTATTCTTGCTCTCGCAACCTCTCCTGCTTGTTATAACCTCCGAATTATCACAGCCTCGGTTTTCCCTGGGGGTGTAGCGCGCCTGCGCTACGCCAGGTTTCGCAATACTGGCCTATGCTCGCAATGCTGCTTACACTTGCGTCCTTTGCGCCCCGAACGGAACTGATATGAAAGAACGGCCTCAGCCCCGCGCCATCGCCCTGCTCCCGCTACTGCTATTTCTCCTGATATTTCTCGGTAGCGGGACCTATTACTCGCTGATCGGGACAGAGTTCGCGTTCTATCAAATCAAGGCACCGGTCGCGATACTCCCAGCCATCGTCCTGGCCATCCTGCTCGCACGGGAGGGGCTTAATCGAAGCCTGGATACCTTCATTGCCGGCATCGGCAACAGCAATATCATCACCATGGTGCTGGTATTCTTTCTCGCCGGGGCTTTCGCCACGGTTACCGATGCCATTGGCGGGGTAACGGCGACGGTCAACATGGGACTGAGTTTCATACCGCCTGCTTTTGTGCTGCCAGGCCTGTTCCTGATTGCTGCATTCATCTCGACTGCCATGGGTACCTCCATGGGTACCATCGGCGCGGTTGCACCTGTTGCACTTGGCTTTGCCGAAGCCACCGGCATCTCGGTTCCGGCAGCCATGGGCGCAGTGATTGGCGGCGCGATGGCCGGTGACAATCTTTCGATCATCTCCGATACCACCATCGCGGCCACTCGCACCCAGGGCGTTGCCATGCGCGACAAGTTCAAGCTGAACCTGCTGATTGCCCTGCCCGCTGCAGCCCTGACGTTGATCCTGTTGTTCATCCTCGGAGATACCGCCACCGCGCCTGCACTGGCCGATTATCAGTTTATGCTCGTGCTGCCCTATCTCGCCGTACTGGTGCTGGCGCTGAGCGGACTGAACGTATTCGCCGTGTTGATGGTAGGGATCGTGCTATCGGGATTTACCGGCATGTTCCTTGGAGAAGATTACTCGGTAGCCAGTTGGGGGAATGATATTTACAGCGGCTTCGAAGGCATGCTCGAAATCGCCGTGCTCTCCATGTTCATTGGCGGGTTATCAGCGGTAATGAAACGCGAAGGCGGTTTGGCCTGGCTACGACAGAGCATTCAAAACATCACCGCAAAACTGGGCCAAGCCGGACGTCGCAATGGTGAAGCCGCCATCGCCGCGCTGGTGAGTCTGGCCAACCTGTTCGTTGCTAATAACACCGTAGCAATCATCGTCAGCGGCAGCGTCGCCCGCGACCTGGCGGGCCACTACAACGTAGATCGCCGCCGCAGCGCCAGTTTGCTGGATATATTTTCCTGCGTAGTCCAGGGTCTTATCCCCTACGGCGCCCAAATCCTCCTGGCAGGCTCGCTAGCCGGCGTATCGCCGTTGATACTGGCCGGCCAGGTGCACTATTGCTGGTTGCTGGGAGCGGTTGCCATCGTTGCAATTATTGCTGGGTTTCCACGGCCTCGGGGAGAGGTTGTTGAGGAGGCGGGAGAGATTGGGTAAACGATGTGCACCGAGCGCGAGGGCCCGGCATCTTAGCCAGGTCAACGAGAGGCTAGGCTCGGAAAATTTCCGGGCAGCGGCTAACCGGTCAGCCGAAGGCTTCGTTAACCGCGCCCATCCGATTCTCCTTCAATCGGCATACTCTACGAACTCCGCCATCAAGTTCAAACGCTCGCGGGTATCGATTTCATATACCTTCAGCTGCATCTCGGTGAGTTTGGCTTTCCAGGTCTCATCGTCCATATCTCGCCAGTATCGAGGCTCGCGGCGGGTACGGCGATCATGTTCAGCTGTCACTGGATCATGTTGCCGCCAGGGCTCGAACAGCGGAATATCCGGCAGCGGGCGACTGGTATCCATATAGTTCTGCACGAAATCCCAACCAGCGTAATGTGGCTCAATATCACTATCGCGCGGCACAAATACATCTAAGCTAATAACGTGATTTTGATAGCGGTGCGCAATATAGAGCTGATAAAACATGTGGCCCTGGCGCGTCGGGCCGCTGTCGATATATGCGTCGAACTCGTGGAACGGATACACAAACTCGCCTATAAGCCCCTCGCTTTTATATTTGCCCATATTGTCGTAATCGAAGATGGTCACCATTCCGGTACGCCGGTTAATTTCCCATAGTGGACCCTTGGAGGGGCGCATAAACCAGTTGGGGAGTTTATGGACGACAAAAGAGCCTATGGCCCAGCAGGTTAATGGAACGCCAAAAAACCACGGTCCCGTTTCTTTCACGGAAATGTAAAGGTTGTTAACATAATCACCGTCCATTGCACCCGCTCCAACTAGCCAGAGTAACGGGACTAGTAAAACAGCCACCCAGAATACAAACCTGCCTCCGCTCCAGAGATACAACCAGAACATAGTTCTCTTAGATAAAGGCGCATAGCGAATCTGTTCATGGTTCACTTTGCCGTGATAATCATGCTGTTCGAACGTCTCGACCCGGCGTTGACCTGCGACCAGTTCCTGTTCCGCTTTCTCACTCAATCTCAGAGAAGATGGTGTTCTTCGCTGTAAAGTGCTGACAGGGTATAGCTCCTGAGTTTTCCCCCAGGGCAGTCGCGCTGTAGAGAAGCGTCGCAACCAGCCACGCTTCTCAGGGATTGGTTGTTCTGGAATATAGTCAGGATGATATGCCGTCTTAGCGTAATACTTGTTCATCGCACTGCTCGTTCCGGTACAGGTGCTTCGACGCCGTGGCTGCGCTCACTGACCCAGAAGGTCTGGTGGTGACTTTTGAATTTCGGCTTGCTGCGGTCTGCATCGCTGTAAACCAGACGATCCACAAGCGCTGGCGCAGGGTACCCGTGTTCTCTCATCGCCGTGAACTCAGACCTGCACGCGCACAGCCAAATTGTAAGTTGTCCAGATAAAGGGAGCTCGGCCCAGCCATGAAAGCGACCTTTTCCTCGACGTGGCCGGTTCAAGCTGCAGCTGAGTCGGATCAGCTGTTGGATGCGCCGGCGACTTGAGCTATGGAGTAAAGCAGCAGTCACATTATTCTCAGTGTTGGTAACGTGGTGATAGTTAACCGATAAAATCAGAGCGGATAATTCACATGCTGAGCCATCAAGTTCCGACGGCTGAACGTGTTGATTGCATCCACCTTGCTTCGCATACGGCTTTTTTCCTGCTTGAAAGGCTCCTCACTCATGTCTATCCAGAAGCGTTTCTTGCGCCCCGTTGCCTTGTCATGCTCGACCGTGGTCGGGTCGTTCCTGCGGTGCTCTTCGAATAGCGGCGCGTCCGGCAGCGGATGACTGGTGTCCATATAATTCTGAATAAAGTCCCAGAGTGCGCAGAGTTGCTCAGTGTTGCGGTCTGGTGGCTGCAAATCACCGAAGTGAATGCTGATATCCGAATAACGATGCTCCAGACTCAGCACGTTCATCGGCAGGCCCTGACGGTCCGGTGTCGTGGTGATATAGGCGTCGAACTCATGAAACGGAGCGGGTTTCTCATTCACCTGCCGCCGGCGGTACTCGAACACCGTAATCATACCGGTGCGCCGATTGAGTTCCCACTTCGGGCCCTTGCTGGGCTTGGCCCAAAGGCGGGGAAATTGGTGAATAACGAGCGACGCTAACAACCAGGCTGCTAAACAAGCAACAGCGAAAGCTGTGAACATTAATTTAAACGCTTTCACAAAAGCGCCTAAATAGTCCGCATCGGCCAGAGAGGTTACAAGTAACGCAACTACAATGCTTAGAAAAAGGAAAAGAAAGAAACCAACCTTCCCGAAAGGATGTAGAAAAAGCCAGAACTGGGAACGTTTGGCCCATGGCGCATGCCGATAATGCTCATGATCGCAACGGTCATGAAAATCGATGCGCTCCATCGGCTTGGGCTTATAGATGCCTTCGGCTTTCAGGTGCTCCCTGCGTTTGTATTCCTTCTCCCAAAACCGCAAAGTTTCCGGCTCGGGCCGCATGAAGGCTTCTGGCACCACTTTCTGGGTATTGCCCCAAGGTAAGCGCCGGCCGGCCAAACGTTTGAGACCTGAGCCTGGCTTTGCGGACGGCTGGGTTTCTAGCTTTGCCGATGAGTACGAGGTTGATGTGTAGCAAGATAATCCCATCAGCCTACTGCTCCTATGGCCGCGTGGCTCTCTTGGTCGGCCCAGAGAATTTGGTCTTTCTTCATCAGGTAGAGCTCTGTCTATGCAGCGGAATTGATTGCCGAAAACTCGTGGACAACCACTTTTTTGTTCTTTGTCAACGAGACTCATCCAAGCCTGTCGACCTACCTAACTACTCGCCCGCACTCGTTCCTCTGGATATCTATCAATCGGCTGGTTGGCCCGTCTGGCTTCAGGCGTTCCGATACTTCTTTAGGCCAGTCGTGTTGGCTCCGCTTTATTGCCATGTCGCGGGTAAAATCCCAGAGAACAGAAGCCGGATAGAGAAGAACATGGAAACAGACCCGAAAGAGATGGCCCGCACTTCGGGTTTCTAGGAAACCTTTCCACGGTAGCTTGATATCATCTCGTCGATTATGTTGGTTGAGCTTGATCTGCTGTTTTACGCAATCAGGCGAGCTAGTGCCATCACCCTGCTCATCAAGCCATGGACCTCGATCCATATATGCCTGCAGATCAGCCCAAACATGCTGTTGCAGCGCAAGCGATTTGCCCATCGGCAAGCCAAGGGCTACGAAAATGCGATCTTCGGGCTCGCCAAAGCGCTGCATCATTATTTCAAGCAGGCTGCTGGTCATTGCACCAGTATTCTGGTGTACCATTTTATATTCGTAGGCTATAGCACCTATATCGTCCCACGGGGCGTGGTAGAGACGTCCGGCGTGCTGATAGTAGACCTCTCGGGTCCGGCGATTGAGAAGGATTGGTGCTGAAGATGGAGTGAATACCTCCCAGAAAAAAGGAACAATCAACATAGCTGCGGCGACCAGGAAAACTTGCCACGCGAATTCGAAGTCTCCGTCAAGTAAGAGGTAGCCGGTTATTAACAAACACATCGTCCCACCATACCCACCCAACGCCCCTGTCCAGATACCTTTGAACATTTCATCGTTAGCTCGAAACGATAATAAATTCTCGTTTTGCTCCTGAATATCAATGGGCATCATCGGAGCAACTTCACACTGATCTGATGAGCTCAAAATTAAACTGGGCTTATACTGTGCAGCTTGGTATCGTATTAGCGTGGCTGCCATTACATCCATGCTGAGTCCTTAATTTCCACATTTAGCAATTCAAATCCTTCAATGGGCGAGTAGTAAAGTATGCCCTCGACTTTGACCAAGCGACCTTTGTCTGGCTCTGGGTGGTATACGCGCCAATGGCAAAACTATACCTTCTGTTATCCCCCGATGCGGACGTTTGCTTATGTCTAATGCACAGTCACAAACTATGGAAGATAGTTTAACCGGTCTATACACCACGTTTCGCTGCCGTTTCCAGCACGTGCGGCCGTGGGGAACACCCCTGAGAATCCCAGGGAGGCTGGGCCGAGACTGAGCTGGATGGACCAACTTTTGTGCCGTTAGGCTATCCCCTGTGGATGTCATCAAAATCATCGCCCTTGGGCGTAGCATGGATGCCCTTGGCTTCCTGATTTCGGTAGTAGCGTTCGATACTTAAGTCCGGATCAATCTTCTCTTGCAGAACGCAAGGGTGTTGCTGCCATGGGTAAGCTTTCAGTTTTTCACTCAGGGCGCGTCCTTCCCTGCGGCTCCACGTCTCCGCATCGATATCGCGCCAATACCGGGATGCACGACCGCATGCCTTATCGTGGGCAGCTGTCACCGGATCCAGGTGTCGGCTTTGTTCAAGGATGGGTAAGTCTGGCAAAGGTTGCTCGACATCCATGTATCGCTGCAAGGTGTCCCAGAAAGCTAGCACGTTGGGTTTGTCCAGGCCCAAACTATGTAACTTGGTGGCGAGACATACTTTGGTGCTGGTATAGCGGTGATACAGCCAGAGGACATAATCGTGCCCCCCATGCGGCGTCAGCTGTAACTGGCAAACCGCATCAAATTCGTAGAATGGAGCGACAAAAGGTTTACGAAAACGTCGAGCGATAGTCAACGTACCTTCACGCCGATCGAAGCCGCTGCCGTCATGAGTGTAAAAGCGGGCATATATCCATAGCAACGCATCCGCACCAAACAGCCCTATCGAAGACAAAATCATACCAAGCCAAAACGCCGTCTGTTCCGGCCAGTAACCCCATAGGGCGTTTTGGTCCCAAGCGATAACAGCGGCGGTGAGTACAGCAGTCAAAACCAGCAGCAGAAATCCGTATAGCCAACGTTTGTCAAACAGTGCCAGACTAGTGATAACTAGCAATACGGTTACTGCTGGAACAAAAAAGTTGCTCTCCAAGATAGAAGATATTTTTGGCCCCCACACGAAAAACGGAAAGACATAGCACATCATTTTCAAGATAAACAGGAAATATGGTATCCGGCTCAGGTTTTCAAATCTCCATCTTCTTGCATCGCAGTAGATACGCTTTTCCCTATCTTCGCGAACCTGCCTCTCATAGGTAGTATGAAGTTCTGCTTCAAGTTGATGCTCCACTTCAACAGCGGAATTTAGCGCAGCATAGTGACCCCAGGCCAACCGACTATCCATCACGCCAGCGCGAAGATTTTTTTCTGCTGCCAGCGCAGGGATGCTGCTAGCAGAAAAAGCAGCAGGACCATACGAGGGATGCCTTTCCTGAGGGGTCATACCTTGAATTCCGTGGTTTCGATTAGCCAATAAGGTGCCTCATTTAACTTGTCGGTGGGCGAAGGAGTGCGGAGAAAAGCAGCGTTATAAGGTTTCCAACGTTTAGGACTGGGCTGGGGCAACACAAGCGGCTGGCCTGTCGCCTCGCCGATATCAATGCGAAATTGGGCCATAATTTGCAGCCGCTGAGTGACTCGATAGTCATGGCATTGCAAGGATGTCATTTTTATTAATGGAAATTGTTTAGGTAAAACATAGACAACAGTGGCGTCGTCCAGCGGCAGAGCTGACACCTTAGCGTCACCAATAACACGATGCTCAACCCGCTCGACGTCAAATATTCCGGTAAGCGGCAATACTCCAACTTGCTCTAATGCGTGTAATCGAAATTGCCCTCCTAGACCGAACATGGAAAGCAACGGCGAATGCAGAGTCACTATCCAGTCGTCGGCTTCGAGGGGCTGGGTATCTGGTGGCTGGCAAATGTATGGACGAAGCATGCGCTTTCCACTAATCCGCTCTAGCTTTTTACTGTGATGGTGTGGAGCGCCCTGCATCCAATCCGCCAAGCGCTCGACCCGAACTACCGGCTTCCCAAGGATGCCAAGCAACTGTATATAGGCATTCTGCGGATCGGCAAGGTGAGCGAATCGTTCATCGTCACCCAGCAGACTGTCGAGCACACCTGCCCGGCCATGCTGCCTGCCGAAGGGTCCATTTTTTAAAAGTGCTTCAATATCACTATCAATTAGCCAGCCGGCGATAATGCTCCCTCCGATAAACAGTACTGCACCTGCGGCCAGCACAATCGGATTGATCGACATGCCTAGAACATAAGCTCCCCAGGCGGCGCCGCCAGTGGCTGCCATACCATAAGCCAATGCGGCATCCCGGTCACCCTGGTGCCACGCTCGCTTAGCATCCCATGCGCATAGTACAGCGCTATAAAGTAGCGCCCCGCCAGACAATGATCGAAGAATCGGTAGTTTAGAACTACCGGTTTGTTCGATAAGATTCGCACGCCATTGAGTGAACGGTTTAGGAACGCCAAAACGAGGTTTATTAAGTAAATAAACCAGCCCATTTCCTTGACCTGATAACGGTTTTGCTATGCTTCCGATTGCCGTAGCAAGATCAGCTAATGCCAAAATCTTTCCAGCTTGATATCGAATGTCGCCTTCCGTGCCTTCAGACAACAATCCTTTCATGTCAATACTTTGAGCCTGCAAGTTATACAAAGCACATGCCACAGCAACCAATGGCAGTGCAGGAGTTCGGGTCACTGTCTCTACATGACTGCTTAAAGTTGTTTTCCAGGCGTTGAATCGATGGACCTCAGGATGATTTTCTGGAGCAACGATCAATGTTGCGCTCCCCTGGTTGGGCAACAGATTGCCGCCAAGCTGGCGCGGACTACTCGATCCTATAACACGGTTTTCATGATCGAGGATATTTCCGTAGAGGTAGTGTTTGCGGCTAAGAGTGGTTCGCTCCGTAGGCGTTAGACCATAGCGAAGATTGCCAGTATTCACACCTACGATACGTAAATTCTGGGCTTGCGCCTCCCCGGCCTTCATCAATTGGAGCCCACGCCATTTCGGTGAGAGCCGGCTTAGAACGCCGAGGGAGGGTGCGAACAGTCGGTGAAAGTCGACCTGTATCAAGACCTCACTTGCCTTGAGCCTATTGATATGGGTCAGAACTGTCAGCGAAAAATACTCCATTGCGTCTGCAACCAGCGCATTCAGATTCTTGAACACCATCCCACGATCAGTATCTTCCGGGTCGATGTCGACTATCTGCAGCAGACTACTTAAACCCATATTTTTCGGTTCTGGCGACCGGCTGTTTCGGGCCAGGGCTTGAATGCGGATAACCGCTTCCGGCAGCTCCCCATCCTTTCCTGCAAGCATGGTCCGCGTTAGTTCGTGTGTCCCGCTTAGCAGGCTTTGACTAAGGCGAACAAGAGCTCTCTGAAAACCGCTGCTCGTTGCAGCGAGACACAGAGCATCAGACTGGGCTGGATTTTTACAAAGTGCATCCAGAGCTTCGGCTAGCAACACGTACGGCTCTAACAGTCGCTCGTCTCTGCTCATTAGCCAGTCCTGGGCTACGTACGTCAGTTGTCTCCCATCAAATAGATCTATCAGCCGCTTAAGCATGCCTTCCATGTATTCACGGGCATCGCGCCGCGGAAGCTCAAAAACGACGTCATTCAACTGGTCGGTATCCAGATGAGCCCTGAACTTGGACAGGGGGTTGTTAGCCTCGTGCATCACGGTACTGTGCAACACTTGGGCATAACGCCCATTCGGGACGTGTGGTATCAAAGCGTTGAGCGCTAGCAAGTAATGTTCCGCTTGCCGTATCTGCGCTATGGCATGACGTAGCGTGAAAAGCGGGTCGTCAAGCATCAGACCAACCAGCTTCGGGTAGCCTCTAAGTGATCTTTCAGCAAGAACATCAGCGACTGCAGCGAAGTTTGTGAGAGGTTGAGGTACATCCGCACGTTCGTAGGCGGCGAGCTGCTCAAGGACTCGCTGCAACTTAGCCGCCCAGTCGCCAGCAGGAATGTTGGCTAGTGCAGGCTTGAACAACGCGGGATCATCCATCAGACTCTCGACGCTAAAATCCCGTGGACGCAGCCCTTCTGTCTCCTTGTCGATCACCAAGACAGGCATCGCTTGGCTGGCACTCCACCGCTCTCCGCCGATCATAGCAGCCGCCCACGCTGGGCCTACCTCATGGCATCGAGCACTTATGCGGTCACTACGTTCTTCTAGCCAGCTAATGTATTCCCACGTCCAAGGCAGCTCACTATAGGCCATTTGGTATTCATTACCGACAAATCGTCCTTGGAGCAGCATGGGCACAAGAACAAGCGCTTGCTCCTTGCCTACTGCAGGACGAATGTCAGCATCTTGTTTCTCTGACATCCGCCGCCAATGTGTGACATCCACATCGGACAGATTTCCCTTACCATCGCAAA is a window of Pseudomonas sp. gcc21 DNA encoding:
- the livG gene encoding high-affinity branched-chain amino acid ABC transporter ATP-binding protein LivG, which produces MQPLLEVSSLTMRFGGLLAVDGVELKIMPQQIVSMIGPNGAGKTTVFNCLTGFYKPSAGRILFNGDDIQGLPGFKVARRGMVRTFQHVRLFKEMSVVENLLVAQHHNMNTNMLAGLFKTPAFRRSEKEAMERAAYWLERVNLLEFANRKANTLAYGQQRRLEIARCMVTQPALLMLDEPAAGLNPRETEELKELIAELRNTHNLTILLIEHDMKLVMSISDRIVVINQGCPLAEGTPEEIRQNPDVIKAYLGET
- a CDS encoding ABC transporter ATP-binding protein yields the protein MLYFENVSTHYGKIQALHDISMQVQCGEIVTLIGANGAGKTTLLMTLCGEPRATSGSIRYEGDDLTTLTTAQIMRKDIAIVPEGRRVFSRLTVEENLTMGGYFVRGDEFDKQLDATLELFPRLKERYQQRAGTMSGGEQQMLAIGRALMSKPRLLLLDEPSLGLAPIIIQQIFEIIEQLRHNGVTIFLVEQNANQALKLADRGYVMEHGRIVLQDTGEALLADPQVRSAYLGG
- a CDS encoding OmpA family protein, coding for MKTIKVVAVFTLSLALAACASKAPEPVQVSKPWAEPRVEHLTKVAESQGYEIEREGEQIRLIIPVDGNFHPKRTLLLPSGLVPLSKIAQAIRDDEETLFSVIGHSDNAGEDTLNEQQSLERAQAVANVLMLGGVSRKRMQLSSMGEEEPRADNSTETGRHKNRRVEIVMTPVATNMAMAD
- a CDS encoding Na+/H+ antiporter NhaC family protein codes for the protein MKERPQPRAIALLPLLLFLLIFLGSGTYYSLIGTEFAFYQIKAPVAILPAIVLAILLAREGLNRSLDTFIAGIGNSNIITMVLVFFLAGAFATVTDAIGGVTATVNMGLSFIPPAFVLPGLFLIAAFISTAMGTSMGTIGAVAPVALGFAEATGISVPAAMGAVIGGAMAGDNLSIISDTTIAATRTQGVAMRDKFKLNLLIALPAAALTLILLFILGDTATAPALADYQFMLVLPYLAVLVLALSGLNVFAVLMVGIVLSGFTGMFLGEDYSVASWGNDIYSGFEGMLEIAVLSMFIGGLSAVMKREGGLAWLRQSIQNITAKLGQAGRRNGEAAIAALVSLANLFVANNTVAIIVSGSVARDLAGHYNVDRRRSASLLDIFSCVVQGLIPYGAQILLAGSLAGVSPLILAGQVHYCWLLGAVAIVAIIAGFPRPRGEVVEEAGEIG